In Paroedura picta isolate Pp20150507F chromosome 6, Ppicta_v3.0, whole genome shotgun sequence, one genomic interval encodes:
- the RNF212 gene encoding putative E3 SUMO-protein ligase RNF212 isoform X1 yields the protein MAGALSCNGCFQRPRGGAGAGLRLTSCGHLLCPPCLPPAGTPEGAPPGGTDPARPPHGRTLIPPPPAPGQKEECVICRAPCCTIMLSNEMNSDMQALFMGIDGLCRKYSKEVSQISQFQEKHRGHLLTYYKEKGSLAYKDPPKVPVITELDRYRKAAQQRQHLHQQQKSYEPVNKGGEVEQLLNRGEYWASRDKRRDPSMEMDYVPPSVRKIETVAQPRISLISPPQNGHMGTIPYRSSRLSGVALCQNGTSASVRSTPLRMPGREAHYMSQIGSSQSNKSSRSDAFGFGTPQHYRNTPASSLPVGTRRPISLADLLQKQHLGSASLGEHILQK from the exons aTGGCGGGCGCGCTCTCGTGCAACGGCTGCTTCCAGAGGCCCCGCGGGGGCGCCGGCGCCGGACTGCGCCTCACCAGCTGCGGACACCTCCTGTGCCCGCCCTGCCTGCCCCCCGCAGGTACCCCCGAAGGTGCCCCCCCCGGAGGAACGgaccccgcccgcccgcctcacGGGAGgactctcatccccccccctcctgccccag GTCAAAAAGAAGAATGTGTGATTTGCAGAGCTCCCTGTTGTACAATAATGCTTTCAAATGAG ATGAATTCTGATATGCAGGCACTGTTTATGGGAATAGACGGGTTGTGCCGAAAATATTCTAAAGAAGTCTCACAA ATTTCACAATTCCAGGAAAAACACAGAGGGCATTTATTAACTTACTACAAGGAGAAG GGCAGCCTGGCATACAAGGATCCTCCCAAGGTACCAGTA ATTACAGAATTGGACAGATATCGGAAAGCAGCACAGCAAAGGCAGCATTTGCATCAGCAACA AAAAAGCTATGAGCCAGTCAACAAAGGTGGCGAAGTAGAGCAGTTACTGAACAGGGGAGAATACTGGGCCAGCAGGGACAAAAG GAGGGACCCATCGATGGAGATGGATTACGTGCCACCTTCAGTGAGAAAA ATTGAAACGGTGGCTCAACCAAGAATTTCATTAATAAGCCCACCACAGAATGGACATATGG GTACTATTCCCTACAGAAGTTCTCGATTATCTGGAGTGGCTTTATGTCAGAATGGTACATCAGCATCTGTAAG GTCAACACCATTACGAATGCCAGGCAGAGAAGCACATTACATGTCCCAGATTGGATCATCACAAAGTAATAAAAGCAGTAGATCAGATGCTTTTGGATTCGGAACTCCTCAGCATTATCGAAATACACCAGCATCTTCACTCCCAGTGGGGACAAGGCGCCCCATCAGTCTTGCAGATCTTTTGCAGAAGCAACATTTAG GGTCCGCTAGTCTTGGAGAACACATATTACAAAAATAA
- the RNF212 gene encoding putative E3 SUMO-protein ligase RNF212 isoform X2, translating to MAGALSCNGCFQRPRGGAGAGLRLTSCGHLLCPPCLPPAGTPEGAPPGGTDPARPPHGRTLIPPPPAPGQKEECVICRAPCCTIMLSNEMNSDMQALFMGIDGLCRKYSKEVSQISQFQEKHRGHLLTYYKEKITELDRYRKAAQQRQHLHQQQKSYEPVNKGGEVEQLLNRGEYWASRDKRRDPSMEMDYVPPSVRKIETVAQPRISLISPPQNGHMGTIPYRSSRLSGVALCQNGTSASVRSTPLRMPGREAHYMSQIGSSQSNKSSRSDAFGFGTPQHYRNTPASSLPVGTRRPISLADLLQKQHLGSASLGEHILQK from the exons aTGGCGGGCGCGCTCTCGTGCAACGGCTGCTTCCAGAGGCCCCGCGGGGGCGCCGGCGCCGGACTGCGCCTCACCAGCTGCGGACACCTCCTGTGCCCGCCCTGCCTGCCCCCCGCAGGTACCCCCGAAGGTGCCCCCCCCGGAGGAACGgaccccgcccgcccgcctcacGGGAGgactctcatccccccccctcctgccccag GTCAAAAAGAAGAATGTGTGATTTGCAGAGCTCCCTGTTGTACAATAATGCTTTCAAATGAG ATGAATTCTGATATGCAGGCACTGTTTATGGGAATAGACGGGTTGTGCCGAAAATATTCTAAAGAAGTCTCACAA ATTTCACAATTCCAGGAAAAACACAGAGGGCATTTATTAACTTACTACAAGGAGAAG ATTACAGAATTGGACAGATATCGGAAAGCAGCACAGCAAAGGCAGCATTTGCATCAGCAACA AAAAAGCTATGAGCCAGTCAACAAAGGTGGCGAAGTAGAGCAGTTACTGAACAGGGGAGAATACTGGGCCAGCAGGGACAAAAG GAGGGACCCATCGATGGAGATGGATTACGTGCCACCTTCAGTGAGAAAA ATTGAAACGGTGGCTCAACCAAGAATTTCATTAATAAGCCCACCACAGAATGGACATATGG GTACTATTCCCTACAGAAGTTCTCGATTATCTGGAGTGGCTTTATGTCAGAATGGTACATCAGCATCTGTAAG GTCAACACCATTACGAATGCCAGGCAGAGAAGCACATTACATGTCCCAGATTGGATCATCACAAAGTAATAAAAGCAGTAGATCAGATGCTTTTGGATTCGGAACTCCTCAGCATTATCGAAATACACCAGCATCTTCACTCCCAGTGGGGACAAGGCGCCCCATCAGTCTTGCAGATCTTTTGCAGAAGCAACATTTAG GGTCCGCTAGTCTTGGAGAACACATATTACAAAAATAA
- the RNF212 gene encoding putative E3 SUMO-protein ligase RNF212 isoform X5 produces MAGALSCNGCFQRPRGGAGAGLRLTSCGHLLCPPCLPPAGTPEGAPPGGTDPARPPHGRTLIPPPPAPGQKEECVICRAPCCTIMLSNEMNSDMQALFMGIDGLCRKYSKEVSQISQFQEKHRGHLLTYYKEKITELDRYRKAAQQRQHLHQQQRDPSMEMDYVPPSVRKIETVAQPRISLISPPQNGHMGTIPYRSSRLSGVALCQNGTSASVRSTPLRMPGREAHYMSQIGSSQSNKSSRSDAFGFGTPQHYRNTPASSLPVGTRRPISLADLLQKQHLGSASLGEHILQK; encoded by the exons aTGGCGGGCGCGCTCTCGTGCAACGGCTGCTTCCAGAGGCCCCGCGGGGGCGCCGGCGCCGGACTGCGCCTCACCAGCTGCGGACACCTCCTGTGCCCGCCCTGCCTGCCCCCCGCAGGTACCCCCGAAGGTGCCCCCCCCGGAGGAACGgaccccgcccgcccgcctcacGGGAGgactctcatccccccccctcctgccccag GTCAAAAAGAAGAATGTGTGATTTGCAGAGCTCCCTGTTGTACAATAATGCTTTCAAATGAG ATGAATTCTGATATGCAGGCACTGTTTATGGGAATAGACGGGTTGTGCCGAAAATATTCTAAAGAAGTCTCACAA ATTTCACAATTCCAGGAAAAACACAGAGGGCATTTATTAACTTACTACAAGGAGAAG ATTACAGAATTGGACAGATATCGGAAAGCAGCACAGCAAAGGCAGCATTTGCATCAGCAACA GAGGGACCCATCGATGGAGATGGATTACGTGCCACCTTCAGTGAGAAAA ATTGAAACGGTGGCTCAACCAAGAATTTCATTAATAAGCCCACCACAGAATGGACATATGG GTACTATTCCCTACAGAAGTTCTCGATTATCTGGAGTGGCTTTATGTCAGAATGGTACATCAGCATCTGTAAG GTCAACACCATTACGAATGCCAGGCAGAGAAGCACATTACATGTCCCAGATTGGATCATCACAAAGTAATAAAAGCAGTAGATCAGATGCTTTTGGATTCGGAACTCCTCAGCATTATCGAAATACACCAGCATCTTCACTCCCAGTGGGGACAAGGCGCCCCATCAGTCTTGCAGATCTTTTGCAGAAGCAACATTTAG GGTCCGCTAGTCTTGGAGAACACATATTACAAAAATAA
- the RNF212 gene encoding putative E3 SUMO-protein ligase RNF212 isoform X3, translating into MAGALSCNGCFQRPRGGAGAGLRLTSCGHLLCPPCLPPAGTPEGAPPGGTDPARPPHGRTLIPPPPAPGQKEECVICRAPCCTIMLSNEMNSDMQALFMGIDGLCRKYSKEVSQISQFQEKHRGHLLTYYKEKGSLAYKDPPKVPVITELDRYRKAAQQRQHLHQQQRDPSMEMDYVPPSVRKIETVAQPRISLISPPQNGHMGTIPYRSSRLSGVALCQNGTSASVRSTPLRMPGREAHYMSQIGSSQSNKSSRSDAFGFGTPQHYRNTPASSLPVGTRRPISLADLLQKQHLGSASLGEHILQK; encoded by the exons aTGGCGGGCGCGCTCTCGTGCAACGGCTGCTTCCAGAGGCCCCGCGGGGGCGCCGGCGCCGGACTGCGCCTCACCAGCTGCGGACACCTCCTGTGCCCGCCCTGCCTGCCCCCCGCAGGTACCCCCGAAGGTGCCCCCCCCGGAGGAACGgaccccgcccgcccgcctcacGGGAGgactctcatccccccccctcctgccccag GTCAAAAAGAAGAATGTGTGATTTGCAGAGCTCCCTGTTGTACAATAATGCTTTCAAATGAG ATGAATTCTGATATGCAGGCACTGTTTATGGGAATAGACGGGTTGTGCCGAAAATATTCTAAAGAAGTCTCACAA ATTTCACAATTCCAGGAAAAACACAGAGGGCATTTATTAACTTACTACAAGGAGAAG GGCAGCCTGGCATACAAGGATCCTCCCAAGGTACCAGTA ATTACAGAATTGGACAGATATCGGAAAGCAGCACAGCAAAGGCAGCATTTGCATCAGCAACA GAGGGACCCATCGATGGAGATGGATTACGTGCCACCTTCAGTGAGAAAA ATTGAAACGGTGGCTCAACCAAGAATTTCATTAATAAGCCCACCACAGAATGGACATATGG GTACTATTCCCTACAGAAGTTCTCGATTATCTGGAGTGGCTTTATGTCAGAATGGTACATCAGCATCTGTAAG GTCAACACCATTACGAATGCCAGGCAGAGAAGCACATTACATGTCCCAGATTGGATCATCACAAAGTAATAAAAGCAGTAGATCAGATGCTTTTGGATTCGGAACTCCTCAGCATTATCGAAATACACCAGCATCTTCACTCCCAGTGGGGACAAGGCGCCCCATCAGTCTTGCAGATCTTTTGCAGAAGCAACATTTAG GGTCCGCTAGTCTTGGAGAACACATATTACAAAAATAA
- the RNF212 gene encoding putative E3 SUMO-protein ligase RNF212 isoform X4, giving the protein MAGALSCNGCFQRPRGGAGAGLRLTSCGHLLCPPCLPPAGQKEECVICRAPCCTIMLSNEMNSDMQALFMGIDGLCRKYSKEVSQISQFQEKHRGHLLTYYKEKGSLAYKDPPKVPVITELDRYRKAAQQRQHLHQQQKSYEPVNKGGEVEQLLNRGEYWASRDKRRDPSMEMDYVPPSVRKIETVAQPRISLISPPQNGHMGTIPYRSSRLSGVALCQNGTSASVRSTPLRMPGREAHYMSQIGSSQSNKSSRSDAFGFGTPQHYRNTPASSLPVGTRRPISLADLLQKQHLGSASLGEHILQK; this is encoded by the exons aTGGCGGGCGCGCTCTCGTGCAACGGCTGCTTCCAGAGGCCCCGCGGGGGCGCCGGCGCCGGACTGCGCCTCACCAGCTGCGGACACCTCCTGTGCCCGCCCTGCCTGCCCCCCGCAG GTCAAAAAGAAGAATGTGTGATTTGCAGAGCTCCCTGTTGTACAATAATGCTTTCAAATGAG ATGAATTCTGATATGCAGGCACTGTTTATGGGAATAGACGGGTTGTGCCGAAAATATTCTAAAGAAGTCTCACAA ATTTCACAATTCCAGGAAAAACACAGAGGGCATTTATTAACTTACTACAAGGAGAAG GGCAGCCTGGCATACAAGGATCCTCCCAAGGTACCAGTA ATTACAGAATTGGACAGATATCGGAAAGCAGCACAGCAAAGGCAGCATTTGCATCAGCAACA AAAAAGCTATGAGCCAGTCAACAAAGGTGGCGAAGTAGAGCAGTTACTGAACAGGGGAGAATACTGGGCCAGCAGGGACAAAAG GAGGGACCCATCGATGGAGATGGATTACGTGCCACCTTCAGTGAGAAAA ATTGAAACGGTGGCTCAACCAAGAATTTCATTAATAAGCCCACCACAGAATGGACATATGG GTACTATTCCCTACAGAAGTTCTCGATTATCTGGAGTGGCTTTATGTCAGAATGGTACATCAGCATCTGTAAG GTCAACACCATTACGAATGCCAGGCAGAGAAGCACATTACATGTCCCAGATTGGATCATCACAAAGTAATAAAAGCAGTAGATCAGATGCTTTTGGATTCGGAACTCCTCAGCATTATCGAAATACACCAGCATCTTCACTCCCAGTGGGGACAAGGCGCCCCATCAGTCTTGCAGATCTTTTGCAGAAGCAACATTTAG GGTCCGCTAGTCTTGGAGAACACATATTACAAAAATAA
- the RNF212 gene encoding putative E3 SUMO-protein ligase RNF212 isoform X6 → MLSNEMNSDMQALFMGIDGLCRKYSKEVSQISQFQEKHRGHLLTYYKEKGSLAYKDPPKVPVITELDRYRKAAQQRQHLHQQQKSYEPVNKGGEVEQLLNRGEYWASRDKRRDPSMEMDYVPPSVRKIETVAQPRISLISPPQNGHMGTIPYRSSRLSGVALCQNGTSASVRSTPLRMPGREAHYMSQIGSSQSNKSSRSDAFGFGTPQHYRNTPASSLPVGTRRPISLADLLQKQHLGSASLGEHILQK, encoded by the exons ATGCTTTCAAATGAG ATGAATTCTGATATGCAGGCACTGTTTATGGGAATAGACGGGTTGTGCCGAAAATATTCTAAAGAAGTCTCACAA ATTTCACAATTCCAGGAAAAACACAGAGGGCATTTATTAACTTACTACAAGGAGAAG GGCAGCCTGGCATACAAGGATCCTCCCAAGGTACCAGTA ATTACAGAATTGGACAGATATCGGAAAGCAGCACAGCAAAGGCAGCATTTGCATCAGCAACA AAAAAGCTATGAGCCAGTCAACAAAGGTGGCGAAGTAGAGCAGTTACTGAACAGGGGAGAATACTGGGCCAGCAGGGACAAAAG GAGGGACCCATCGATGGAGATGGATTACGTGCCACCTTCAGTGAGAAAA ATTGAAACGGTGGCTCAACCAAGAATTTCATTAATAAGCCCACCACAGAATGGACATATGG GTACTATTCCCTACAGAAGTTCTCGATTATCTGGAGTGGCTTTATGTCAGAATGGTACATCAGCATCTGTAAG GTCAACACCATTACGAATGCCAGGCAGAGAAGCACATTACATGTCCCAGATTGGATCATCACAAAGTAATAAAAGCAGTAGATCAGATGCTTTTGGATTCGGAACTCCTCAGCATTATCGAAATACACCAGCATCTTCACTCCCAGTGGGGACAAGGCGCCCCATCAGTCTTGCAGATCTTTTGCAGAAGCAACATTTAG GGTCCGCTAGTCTTGGAGAACACATATTACAAAAATAA